A genomic stretch from Mya arenaria isolate MELC-2E11 chromosome 10, ASM2691426v1 includes:
- the LOC128206563 gene encoding uncharacterized protein LOC128206563, with the protein MRTLMYSRRTKQHMHPLHQQQNLCNISVLYIENKTLNNLWEKKLTLFLDESTDNSNRSQASLMARWVDEGCVFEEYLGLNELKGTKAADFEEAVSPLSLYVSCRNHKLALCFTHLVKNNETMTAVEDLLISIWKLFTFSAKRSAVYKSTQQVYDQEPLTSIRAAATRWLSHFKACESFISRYESILNTLDALDKERADAEVRGICDRATSQKLVYIILLLNDLLKPVEVLNLYLQSDKGFFTNLNETVQACTESLGMLITAYRSGMYDGLEFRSRKVNRVTSV; encoded by the exons ATGAGGACTTTAATGTACAGTCGcagaacaaaacaacatatgcaTCCTCTACATCAGCAACAGAATTTGTGCAATATATCAGTactttacattgaaaataaaacattgaataatcTCTGGGAAAAGAAACTAACTTTATTCTTGGATGAGAGTACTGATAATTCTAATCGAAGTCAGGCTTCACTGATGGCTAGATGGGTTGATGAAGGGTGTGTTTTTGAGGAGTACCTTGGCCTAAATGAACTGAAAGGGACCAAGGCGGCCGACTTCGAGGAAGCTGTCAGCCCACTTTCTCTGTATGTCAGTTGCAGAAACCACAAACTAGCCCTATGCTTTACACACCttgtaaaaaacaatgaaacaatgacAGCAGTTGAGGATCTCCTGATAAGCATATGGaaactttttacattttctgcAAAAAGGTCGGCTGTGTATAAGAGCACACAACAAGTGTATGACCAGGAGCCCTTGACGTCCATTAGAGCTGCTGCCACAAG ATGGCTGTCCCACTTCAAGGCATGCGAGAGTTTCATTTCCCGGTACGAAAGTATTCTCAACACGTTAGATGCCTTAGATAAGGAGCGTGCTGACGCAGAAGTTAGAGGGATTTGTGATAGGGCAACAAGTCAGAAGTTGGTTTACATCATTCTTCTGCTAAACGACCTGCTCAAACCAGTAGAAGTTCTGAACTTGTATCTGCAATCAGATAAGGGCTTTTTTACAAACTTGAACGAAACGGTGCAGGCATGTACAGAGTCCTTGGGTATGCTGATCACAGCATACAGGAGTGGAATGTATGATGGATTAGAATTCAG ATCTAGAAAGGTTAACCGAGTGACATCAGTCTGA